One segment of Nocardioides sp. QY071 DNA contains the following:
- a CDS encoding VOC family protein: MNQPVVRLHSLRSVQLGVPDVTACSDFYSEVWGLSVVERDTDDTWLRGSGPDHHVLQLSRAERNALGRISFAVRTPAEVDGAARRLVAQGVPLLREPGPLADAGAGYGLVLVDPEGRRIELSCDVHSVTPRSRDLPVPIGVTHVVLNTVDIDRAVAFYTQVLGMRVSDWSEHQMAFLRCNTDHHSIAFNQAAWTSVNHVAYEMASMDHFMRGIGSLKHHGITPLWGPGRHGPGNNTFSYFADPAGLVCEYTSDVAQVVEDQWLCRVWRRVPELSDLWGTAGPPSTDVRAHMAGVEDHGALADLDAADPVVAS, translated from the coding sequence ATGAACCAGCCCGTCGTACGACTGCACTCGCTGCGGTCGGTCCAGCTCGGTGTCCCGGACGTGACCGCCTGCAGCGACTTCTACTCCGAGGTGTGGGGCCTCTCGGTCGTCGAGAGGGACACCGACGACACCTGGCTGCGGGGCTCCGGCCCCGACCACCACGTGCTCCAGCTCAGCCGCGCCGAGCGCAACGCGCTGGGCCGGATCAGCTTCGCGGTCCGTACGCCGGCCGAGGTCGACGGGGCCGCCCGCCGGCTGGTGGCCCAGGGCGTCCCGCTGCTGCGCGAGCCCGGGCCGCTCGCCGACGCCGGCGCCGGCTACGGCCTGGTCCTGGTCGACCCCGAGGGCCGCCGGATCGAGCTCAGCTGCGACGTCCACTCGGTGACGCCCCGCAGCCGCGACCTGCCCGTGCCGATCGGCGTCACCCACGTCGTGCTCAACACCGTCGACATCGACCGGGCCGTCGCCTTCTACACGCAGGTCCTCGGCATGCGGGTCTCGGACTGGTCGGAGCACCAGATGGCCTTCCTGCGCTGCAACACCGACCACCACAGCATCGCGTTCAACCAGGCGGCGTGGACCTCGGTCAACCACGTCGCCTACGAGATGGCGTCGATGGACCACTTCATGCGCGGCATCGGCTCGCTCAAGCACCACGGCATCACGCCGCTGTGGGGCCCGGGCCGGCACGGTCCGGGCAACAACACCTTCTCCTACTTTGCCGACCCCGCCGGCCTGGTGTGCGAGTACACCTCCGACGTCGCGCAGGTCGTCGAGGACCAGTGGCTGTGCCGGGTGTGGCGCCGGGTGCCGGAGCTCTCCGACCTGTGGGGAACGGCGGGCCCGCCGTCGACCGACGTGCGCGCCCACATGGCCGGCGTCGAGGACCACGGCGCCCTGGCCGACCTCGACGCGGCCGATCCGGTGGTGGCCTCGTGA
- a CDS encoding TIM barrel protein: MTNDLGFRIGTDSSKFPAPAGTDAAWLLAKAARAGLEGVFFRSALELSPTLDVGELTALREQADGLGLYLEVGAAKINPFAAPEAPEIRALGDGDYLAGIERIVAACAAAGIHEIWAATANYKFDLAGRLACDRYRTDVTWNDQLRATGKVMAEIAPVLREHGSHLNIETHEEITTFELVRLVEEGGPDAFGITFDTANVLIRGEDPVAAAHRVAPYTRQTHVRDGALFFTEQGLCRVLAPCGQGVIDWPALMTALLDAPRKALSIEGIMGRRFQLPIPIHDPLWHAGQPDMTTVELAELVRLARGYEDAVARGERRSLASLAEPADDAERERFVLDSVAHLRAVAAQIGAGPV, translated from the coding sequence ATGACGAATGACCTCGGGTTCCGGATCGGGACGGACAGCTCGAAGTTCCCCGCGCCCGCGGGAACTGACGCCGCGTGGCTGCTGGCGAAGGCCGCGAGGGCCGGCCTGGAGGGCGTGTTCTTCCGCTCGGCGCTCGAGCTCAGCCCGACGCTCGACGTCGGCGAGCTGACGGCACTGCGGGAGCAGGCCGACGGGCTCGGTCTCTACCTCGAGGTCGGGGCCGCGAAGATCAACCCCTTCGCGGCCCCGGAGGCGCCGGAGATCCGTGCGCTCGGCGACGGCGACTACCTGGCCGGCATCGAGCGGATCGTGGCGGCGTGCGCCGCCGCGGGGATCCACGAGATCTGGGCGGCCACGGCGAACTACAAGTTCGACCTGGCCGGCCGGCTGGCCTGCGACCGCTACCGCACCGACGTGACCTGGAACGACCAGCTGCGGGCGACCGGCAAGGTGATGGCCGAGATCGCGCCGGTGCTGCGCGAGCACGGTTCGCACCTCAACATCGAGACACACGAGGAGATCACCACCTTCGAGCTGGTGCGGCTGGTCGAGGAGGGCGGCCCCGACGCGTTCGGGATCACCTTCGACACGGCCAACGTGCTGATCCGTGGGGAGGACCCGGTGGCCGCAGCGCACCGGGTCGCGCCGTACACCCGGCAGACCCACGTGCGCGACGGTGCCCTGTTCTTCACCGAGCAGGGCCTGTGCCGGGTGCTCGCACCCTGTGGCCAGGGGGTCATCGACTGGCCGGCGCTGATGACCGCGCTGCTCGACGCGCCCCGCAAGGCGCTGTCGATCGAGGGGATCATGGGCCGCCGCTTCCAGCTGCCGATCCCGATCCACGACCCGCTGTGGCACGCCGGCCAGCCGGACATGACGACCGTCGAGCTGGCCGAGCTGGTCCGCCTGGCCCGTGGCTACGAGGACGCGGTCGCCCGCGGGGAGCGGCGCTCGCTCGCCTCGCTGGCCGAGCCGGCCGACGACGCCGAGCGTGAGCGGTTCGTGCTCGACAGCGTCGCGCACCTGCGCGCCGTCGCCGCGCAGATCGGGGCAGGGCCGGTGTGA
- a CDS encoding MarR family transcriptional regulator, translated as MAHQDAEATDVLSDVDRFVQQWREQRPDLDPSPIALFGRVHRVYLRYQAVIAKSFDDYGLNPASFDVLAALRRAGEPYRMSGTELAAESLLSSAGITFRLDKLEQAGLITRIRDTHDRRVVHSQLTPEGLALIDQAIATHLANEHRLLGGVDADDAAQLAALLQRLEDSILSAQE; from the coding sequence ATGGCCCACCAGGACGCTGAGGCAACCGACGTGCTGTCCGACGTCGACCGGTTCGTGCAGCAGTGGCGCGAGCAGCGTCCCGATCTCGACCCGTCGCCCATCGCCCTGTTCGGTCGTGTGCACCGCGTCTACCTGCGCTACCAGGCGGTCATCGCCAAGTCCTTCGACGACTACGGCCTCAACCCGGCGTCGTTCGACGTGCTCGCCGCGCTGCGCCGCGCGGGCGAGCCCTACCGGATGTCCGGCACCGAGCTGGCCGCGGAGTCGCTGCTGTCCTCGGCCGGCATCACCTTCCGGCTCGACAAGCTCGAGCAGGCCGGGCTGATCACGCGGATCCGCGACACGCACGACCGCCGGGTCGTGCACTCCCAGCTCACCCCCGAGGGCCTGGCGCTGATCGACCAGGCGATCGCCACGCACCTGGCCAACGAGCACCGGCTGCTGGGCGGCGTCGATGCCGACGACGCCGCCCAGCTCGCCGCGCTCCTGCAGCGGCTCGAGGACTCGATCCTCTCCGCGCAGGAGTAG
- a CDS encoding thiamine pyrophosphate-binding protein — protein sequence MTSPAPERTGGDLLVDLLRRYDVDTVFGIVSVHNLPLVEAVDRDLRFVPVRHEASAVNAADGYARARDGLGCALTSTGTGAGNAAGSLVESLSAGTSVLHVTGQVDTPYLGSGRGFIHETKDQLGMLRAVSKHAVTVPDVASAGAVLQEAAEQALAAPGGPASVEWPIDLQYAVPVGLPAPATPAPAAPVDPVKVAEVVSLLRGSERPAIWAGGGVARAGASLRRLVELTGAALFTSNSGRGAVPEDHELCVGNYATTPGGRSLLADADLLLSVGTHFRSNETGDYGLVVPTTHVQVDLDPAALGRVFPASVGVVADANAFLGAVVDALVAADVAPRAAWSERVRVTRASVREAQRAGLGEHVAFADALRKVLPRDAVVARDVTIASSSWGNRLLEMYDARGNVFPRGGGIGQGLGMAIGAAIARPDRPSVGIVGDGGLAVHLGELTTLAQERPWLVLLVFNDGGYGVLRNMQESLGSPRSGVDLLTPDYATLCRSMGLAHLRIADPGAVAATLEQAVALGGPVVVEVDLAAYPPMPRPFTPPVHVPGAPS from the coding sequence ATGACCAGCCCGGCACCGGAGCGCACCGGCGGCGACCTGCTCGTCGACCTGCTGCGCCGCTACGACGTCGACACCGTCTTCGGCATCGTCAGCGTCCACAACCTCCCCTTGGTGGAGGCCGTGGACCGTGACCTCCGCTTCGTGCCGGTCCGTCACGAGGCGAGCGCGGTCAACGCCGCCGACGGCTACGCCCGGGCCCGGGACGGACTGGGCTGCGCGCTGACCAGCACCGGCACGGGCGCCGGCAACGCCGCCGGCTCGCTCGTCGAGTCGCTCAGCGCCGGGACCTCGGTGCTGCACGTCACCGGCCAGGTGGACACGCCGTACCTCGGCTCGGGGCGTGGCTTCATCCACGAGACCAAGGACCAGCTCGGCATGCTCAGGGCGGTCTCGAAGCACGCGGTCACCGTGCCGGACGTCGCGTCGGCCGGCGCCGTGCTGCAGGAGGCGGCCGAGCAGGCGCTCGCCGCTCCCGGCGGTCCGGCGAGCGTCGAGTGGCCGATCGACCTGCAGTACGCCGTCCCCGTGGGACTTCCGGCTCCGGCGACCCCGGCGCCCGCCGCCCCGGTCGACCCGGTCAAGGTCGCCGAGGTGGTCAGCCTGCTGCGGGGCAGCGAGCGGCCGGCGATCTGGGCCGGCGGGGGAGTCGCCCGGGCCGGCGCATCGCTGCGCAGGCTGGTCGAGCTGACCGGAGCCGCCCTGTTCACCAGCAACTCGGGACGCGGCGCGGTGCCCGAGGACCACGAGCTGTGCGTCGGCAACTACGCGACCACGCCCGGGGGACGCAGCCTGCTCGCCGACGCCGACCTGCTGCTGAGCGTCGGCACCCACTTCCGCTCCAACGAGACCGGTGACTACGGCCTCGTCGTACCCACGACGCACGTCCAGGTCGACCTCGACCCCGCCGCCCTCGGCCGGGTCTTCCCGGCGAGCGTCGGTGTCGTCGCCGACGCGAACGCCTTCCTGGGCGCCGTCGTCGACGCCCTCGTCGCAGCAGACGTTGCGCCGCGCGCCGCCTGGTCGGAGCGGGTGCGGGTCACCCGCGCGTCGGTCCGCGAGGCCCAGCGCGCCGGTCTCGGGGAGCACGTGGCCTTCGCCGACGCCCTGCGCAAGGTGCTGCCGCGCGACGCGGTCGTCGCCCGCGACGTCACCATCGCGTCGAGCTCGTGGGGCAACCGCCTGCTGGAGATGTACGACGCCCGCGGCAACGTCTTCCCGCGCGGCGGCGGCATCGGCCAGGGCCTCGGCATGGCGATCGGCGCCGCGATCGCCCGGCCGGACCGGCCCAGCGTCGGCATCGTCGGCGACGGCGGCCTCGCGGTCCACCTCGGCGAGCTCACCACCCTCGCCCAGGAGAGGCCCTGGCTGGTGCTGCTGGTCTTCAACGACGGCGGCTACGGCGTGCTGCGCAACATGCAGGAGTCGCTGGGCAGCCCACGCTCCGGCGTCGACCTGCTCACCCCCGACTACGCGACCCTGTGCCGTTCGATGGGGCTGGCGCACCTGCGCATCGCGGACCCCGGTGCGGTCGCGGCCACGCTCGAGCAGGCCGTCGCGCTCGGCGGCCCGGTCGTCGTCGAGGTCGACCTGGCGGCGTACCCGCCGATGCCGCGCCCCTTCACCCCGCCCGTCCACGTCCCGGGAGCACCCTCATGA
- a CDS encoding FAD-dependent monooxygenase, translating into MSMHVGIVGGGIGGLAAAIGLRARGIAVTVFEQAPEFGRVGADINLTPNAVRALDGLGGGVGVAIRDSAARPTYRISRTWDTGEETSRLEMGDAAERKYDAPQLTIHRADLLSALERELPPEVIRLGHRLVALDQGPDGPVRLDFDGGATAEVDVVIGADGIHSSVRSALFGKESPEFTGVVAFRAVVPSDRLDVPNLDAFTKWWGPDPETQIVTFPLNRGRDTFIFATTPQESWTEESWTTPGDVVELRAMYAHFHPEARALLDACESVLKSALYVRDPLPQWSLGRATLLGDAAHPMMPFMAQGAAMSIEDAVVLTRAIADGTADVGQALKGYEAARLPRTSRIQVGSRGNTWLKSSGDADWVYAYDAWQVALA; encoded by the coding sequence ATGAGCATGCACGTCGGCATCGTCGGGGGCGGGATCGGCGGCCTGGCCGCTGCCATCGGCCTGCGCGCGCGAGGGATCGCGGTCACCGTCTTCGAGCAGGCGCCCGAGTTCGGCCGGGTCGGCGCGGACATCAACCTGACCCCCAACGCGGTCCGCGCGCTCGACGGCCTCGGTGGTGGTGTCGGGGTCGCGATCCGGGACTCGGCCGCGCGGCCGACGTACCGCATCAGCAGGACGTGGGACACCGGCGAGGAGACCTCGCGCCTGGAGATGGGCGACGCCGCGGAGCGGAAGTACGACGCCCCGCAGCTCACCATCCACCGGGCCGACCTGCTCTCCGCGCTCGAGCGGGAGCTGCCGCCCGAGGTGATCCGCCTCGGCCACCGGCTGGTTGCCCTCGACCAGGGGCCGGACGGCCCGGTGCGACTGGACTTCGACGGTGGCGCGACCGCGGAGGTCGACGTCGTGATCGGCGCCGACGGCATCCACTCCAGCGTGCGGTCCGCGCTGTTCGGCAAGGAGAGCCCCGAGTTCACGGGGGTCGTGGCGTTCCGCGCGGTGGTCCCCTCGGACCGTCTCGACGTGCCGAACCTCGATGCCTTCACCAAGTGGTGGGGGCCGGACCCCGAGACCCAGATCGTCACGTTCCCGCTCAACCGCGGGCGGGACACGTTCATCTTCGCGACGACCCCGCAGGAGTCCTGGACCGAGGAGTCCTGGACGACGCCGGGCGACGTCGTCGAGCTGCGCGCGATGTACGCGCACTTCCACCCCGAGGCGCGGGCCCTGCTCGACGCCTGCGAGTCGGTCCTCAAGTCCGCGCTCTACGTCCGCGACCCGCTGCCGCAGTGGTCCCTGGGCCGGGCCACCCTGCTCGGCGACGCCGCGCACCCGATGATGCCGTTCATGGCGCAGGGCGCTGCCATGTCGATCGAGGACGCGGTCGTGCTGACCCGGGCGATCGCAGACGGCACCGCCGATGTCGGGCAGGCGCTGAAGGGCTACGAGGCCGCACGCCTGCCCCGCACCAGCCGGATCCAGGTCGGCTCGCGCGGCAACACCTGGCTGAAGTCGTCGGGCGACGCCGACTGGGTCTATGCCTACGACGCCTGGCAGGTCGCGCTGGCCTGA
- a CDS encoding alpha/beta fold hydrolase, which yields MLAFREGGSGSPTLMLHGIGSSSLAFGHQLSALGDELRMVAWDAPGYAASTDPDTALDLDGYVDRLAALAGDRFGDDPVHLVGVSWGGVLALRTAATRPGLVRSLTVIGASLGSGVDPVRAAQMRERSGELVRLGATDFARQRGPRLLAPGADPALVEHVVATMAAAIRPAGYACAAEVMAAADLTDDLARITAPTLVMAGVEDRVTGPARAREIAALVPGSALVLVPGAGHLANQERPALVNAWLRGFTRAADLLAAAQPATDLHERKIP from the coding sequence GTGCTGGCCTTCCGCGAGGGCGGCAGCGGCTCACCGACGCTGATGCTGCACGGCATCGGGTCCTCGTCGCTCGCCTTCGGCCACCAGCTCTCGGCGCTCGGCGACGAGCTGCGGATGGTGGCCTGGGACGCTCCCGGGTACGCCGCGTCCACCGACCCCGACACGGCCCTCGACCTCGACGGGTACGTCGACCGGCTGGCCGCCCTCGCCGGCGACCGGTTCGGCGACGACCCCGTCCACCTGGTCGGGGTCTCGTGGGGCGGCGTGCTCGCCCTGCGCACCGCCGCGACCCGGCCCGGCCTGGTCCGCAGCCTCACCGTCATCGGCGCCAGCCTCGGCTCCGGCGTCGACCCGGTGCGGGCGGCGCAGATGCGCGAGCGGTCCGGTGAGCTGGTCCGCCTCGGCGCCACCGACTTCGCCCGGCAGCGCGGGCCGCGGCTGCTGGCCCCCGGCGCCGACCCCGCGCTCGTCGAGCACGTCGTCGCGACGATGGCGGCCGCCATACGTCCTGCGGGCTATGCCTGTGCCGCCGAGGTCATGGCCGCGGCCGACCTCACCGACGACCTGGCCCGGATCACCGCACCCACGCTGGTGATGGCGGGCGTCGAGGACCGGGTGACCGGCCCGGCGCGGGCCCGCGAGATCGCGGCCCTGGTGCCCGGCTCCGCGCTGGTGCTCGTCCCGGGCGCCGGCCACCTCGCCAACCAGGAGCGTCCCGCCCTGGTCAACGCCTGGCTGCGCGGCTTCACCCGCGCGGCCGACCTCCTGGCCGCGGCCCAGCCCGCGACCGACCTCCACGAAAGGAAGATCCCATGA
- a CDS encoding aldehyde dehydrogenase, protein MSAVITDRLAPEGRILVGGEWVEGTGAEIVTTDPADGSTIATLAGAAPADVDSAVRRGEAARSAAAWRTMLPHQRARYLARTADLIEARSEELALLQSRDNGKPLAETRALVASAAGTFRYVAALLETEEGAIPPSRGGYLTFSVHEPIGVVGAITPWNSPIASEAQKVAPALAAGNAVVLKPAAWTPLLALELGALLLEAGIPEGLVSVLPGPGRTVGQAIVEHPGIGHLSFTGGTDTGRELAATAARLLKTTSLELGGKSPTIVLPDADLDLAVNGILYGIFSSQGQSCIAGSRLFVHDSVYDEVVARIAERADALRVGHPRAEGTQLGPLITASHRDSVERFIANGLAAGGTLRAGGVRPSDPALAAGSYLRPTVIDGLGADASVVREEIFGPVLVALRWRDEEELVAAANDSAYGLACGIWTRDFARAWRIARAVDAGTVWVNTYKQLSIATPFGGVKDSGSTREKGLGAIRAYQRQKSIYLGTSGPIAWADRPGF, encoded by the coding sequence ATGAGCGCCGTCATCACTGATCGCCTGGCCCCGGAGGGGCGGATCCTCGTCGGCGGCGAGTGGGTCGAGGGGACCGGAGCCGAGATCGTCACGACCGACCCGGCCGACGGCAGCACCATCGCCACCCTGGCCGGGGCGGCGCCGGCCGACGTCGACAGCGCCGTGCGCCGTGGCGAGGCCGCGCGCTCGGCCGCGGCGTGGCGCACGATGCTGCCGCACCAGCGGGCCCGCTACCTCGCCCGCACCGCCGACCTGATCGAGGCGCGCAGCGAGGAGCTCGCCCTGCTGCAGAGCCGCGACAACGGCAAGCCGCTCGCCGAGACCCGGGCGCTGGTCGCGAGTGCGGCCGGGACCTTCCGGTACGTCGCGGCGCTCCTCGAGACCGAGGAGGGCGCGATCCCGCCCTCGCGCGGCGGCTACCTGACCTTCTCGGTGCACGAGCCGATCGGAGTGGTCGGTGCGATCACCCCGTGGAACAGCCCGATCGCCTCCGAGGCCCAGAAGGTCGCCCCCGCGCTCGCCGCCGGCAACGCCGTCGTCCTCAAGCCGGCCGCGTGGACGCCGCTGCTCGCCCTCGAGCTCGGCGCGCTGCTGCTCGAGGCCGGGATCCCCGAGGGCCTGGTCAGCGTGCTGCCCGGCCCCGGGCGCACCGTCGGCCAGGCGATCGTCGAGCATCCCGGGATCGGTCACCTGTCCTTCACCGGCGGCACCGACACCGGTCGGGAGCTGGCCGCCACCGCGGCCCGGCTGCTCAAGACGACCTCGCTCGAGCTCGGCGGGAAGTCGCCCACGATCGTGCTGCCCGACGCGGACCTCGACCTCGCGGTCAACGGCATCCTCTACGGCATCTTCAGCTCCCAGGGGCAGTCCTGCATCGCCGGCTCGCGGCTGTTCGTCCACGACAGCGTGTACGACGAGGTCGTGGCCCGCATCGCCGAGCGCGCCGACGCGCTGCGGGTCGGGCACCCCCGGGCCGAGGGCACCCAGCTCGGGCCGCTCATCACCGCCTCCCACCGAGACTCCGTCGAGCGCTTCATCGCCAACGGCCTCGCCGCCGGCGGGACGCTGCGGGCCGGCGGCGTGCGGCCGTCCGACCCTGCGCTCGCGGCGGGCAGCTACCTGCGGCCCACGGTGATCGACGGACTCGGTGCCGACGCGTCCGTCGTGCGCGAGGAGATCTTCGGCCCGGTCCTGGTGGCGCTGCGCTGGCGCGACGAGGAGGAGCTGGTCGCGGCGGCCAACGACTCGGCGTACGGACTCGCGTGCGGCATCTGGACCCGGGACTTCGCCCGCGCCTGGCGCATCGCGCGCGCCGTCGACGCGGGCACGGTCTGGGTCAACACCTACAAGCAGCTGTCGATCGCCACCCCGTTCGGCGGCGTCAAGGACAGCGGTTCCACCCGCGAGAAGGGGCTGGGCGCGATCCGCGCGTACCAGCGGCAGAAGAGCATCTATCTGGGCACGTCCGGGCCGATCGCCTGGGCGGACCGCCCGGGTTTCTAG
- a CDS encoding aspartate dehydrogenase domain-containing protein: MTAAVDTPIRAVVIGGGVIGASVVAALLRGDVPDVVPVAVVDPQPVGDLGVPQLRLEAALDQADVVVECAGQAVVAQSAVGILERGIDLLITSVGALADPEVAAAVRAAGPGRFLLTAGAIGGLDILSSAAAQGPMTRVEVTTTKLPTTLVQPWMDDHDADLLRVATEPIEVFRGNAREATRLFPRSLNVAATLGWVVGDFDLVDVRLIADPAAELTCHRVVAEGAAGRYSFEIENLPSPQNPRTSGVVPHAVLRSLAALVGRPSGVV, translated from the coding sequence GTGACCGCCGCGGTCGACACGCCGATCCGGGCAGTCGTCATCGGTGGCGGGGTGATCGGCGCGAGCGTCGTCGCCGCCCTGCTGCGCGGCGACGTCCCCGACGTGGTCCCCGTCGCGGTCGTCGACCCGCAGCCCGTCGGTGACCTGGGGGTGCCCCAGCTGCGGCTGGAGGCCGCGCTCGACCAGGCCGACGTGGTCGTCGAGTGCGCGGGCCAGGCCGTCGTCGCGCAGAGCGCGGTCGGCATCCTCGAGCGGGGGATCGACCTGCTCATCACCTCGGTCGGCGCCCTGGCCGACCCCGAGGTGGCGGCAGCGGTCCGCGCCGCCGGCCCCGGTCGCTTCCTGCTGACGGCCGGCGCCATCGGCGGTCTCGACATCCTCTCCTCGGCCGCCGCCCAGGGCCCGATGACCCGGGTCGAGGTGACCACGACCAAGCTCCCCACGACCCTGGTGCAGCCGTGGATGGACGACCACGACGCCGACCTGCTGCGGGTCGCGACCGAGCCGATCGAGGTCTTCCGCGGCAACGCCCGGGAGGCGACGCGGCTCTTCCCGCGCTCGCTCAACGTCGCGGCGACGCTGGGCTGGGTGGTCGGCGACTTCGACCTGGTCGACGTCCGGCTGATCGCCGATCCCGCCGCGGAGCTGACCTGCCACCGGGTGGTCGCCGAGGGTGCCGCCGGCCGCTACTCCTTCGAGATCGAGAACCTGCCCTCGCCGCAGAACCCCCGCACCAGCGGTGTGGTCCCGCACGCCGTGCTCCGTTCGCTCGCCGCCCTGGTCGGCCGCCCCAGCGGGGTGGTCTAG
- a CDS encoding cupin domain-containing protein, which produces MTLQYDTADDLAEFTDSLILTRATRHEDWDTLGFQAKAGDQFKRAQIRYVGSGATGNHENDNRTVKSQGFTFSNMLLPPGAEGPEHTHHDAEEAFFVLEGEVEVGIHRDGQVVKRTLGYRDMIVVPAGVPRSLKNNGDEDALFCVIIGAQKPQVPTYPETSAMHGVTRD; this is translated from the coding sequence ATGACCCTGCAGTACGACACCGCCGACGACCTCGCCGAGTTCACCGACTCGCTCATCCTCACCCGGGCCACCCGCCACGAGGACTGGGACACCTTGGGCTTCCAGGCCAAGGCCGGCGACCAGTTCAAGCGCGCCCAGATCCGCTACGTGGGCTCGGGCGCGACCGGCAACCACGAGAACGACAACCGGACCGTCAAGTCGCAGGGCTTCACGTTCTCCAACATGCTGCTGCCGCCCGGCGCCGAGGGCCCCGAGCACACCCACCACGACGCGGAGGAGGCCTTCTTCGTCCTCGAGGGCGAGGTCGAGGTCGGTATCCACCGCGACGGGCAGGTCGTCAAGCGCACCCTCGGCTACCGCGACATGATCGTCGTGCCCGCGGGCGTCCCGCGCAGCCTGAAGAACAACGGCGACGAGGACGCGCTCTTCTGCGTGATCATCGGCGCCCAGAAGCCGCAGGTCCCGACCTACCCCGAGACGTCGGCCATGCACGGCGTGACCCGGGACTGA
- a CDS encoding SDR family oxidoreductase → MDLELRDRTYLVTGGSSGVGLATVGLLLAEGARVVTCGRRADALDAAAAQLAAALGAAELSGALLTRVCDVRDAAAVASLVDDATQAFGGLDGVVNNAGQSRMAGLADVRAADFLDELDLKFSSVLNVLGDALPWLEKSPVASVVNVNAVLAKQPEPRLVTTSAARAGLLNLTKSMSVEYAARGVRVNSVCLGLVDTGQWRRRYDDSGDTRDYADWEREIAADRGIALGRFGRAEEVASAIAFLLSPRSSYVTGAALDVCGGVSRGLF, encoded by the coding sequence GTGGACCTGGAGCTGCGCGACCGCACCTACCTCGTCACCGGCGGCAGCTCGGGGGTCGGTCTGGCCACCGTCGGGCTGTTGCTGGCCGAAGGGGCGCGCGTGGTCACGTGCGGGCGGCGGGCCGATGCGCTCGACGCCGCGGCGGCGCAGCTGGCGGCGGCGCTCGGTGCCGCTGAGCTGTCGGGCGCGCTGCTCACACGGGTCTGCGACGTTCGCGACGCCGCGGCCGTGGCGTCGCTCGTGGACGACGCGACGCAGGCCTTCGGCGGCCTCGACGGGGTGGTCAACAACGCCGGCCAGTCCCGGATGGCGGGGCTCGCCGACGTCCGCGCCGCCGACTTCCTCGACGAGCTGGACCTCAAGTTCAGCAGCGTGCTCAACGTCCTCGGCGACGCGCTGCCCTGGCTCGAGAAGTCGCCGGTGGCCTCGGTCGTCAACGTCAACGCGGTGCTCGCCAAGCAGCCCGAGCCGCGGCTCGTCACCACCTCCGCGGCCCGCGCCGGCCTGCTCAACCTGACCAAGTCAATGTCGGTGGAGTACGCCGCCCGCGGGGTGCGGGTGAACTCGGTCTGCCTCGGCCTGGTCGACACCGGCCAGTGGCGCCGTCGCTACGACGACTCCGGCGACACCCGCGACTACGCCGACTGGGAGCGGGAGATCGCCGCCGACCGCGGCATCGCACTCGGCCGGTTCGGCCGGGCCGAGGAGGTCGCCTCGGCGATCGCCTTCCTGCTGTCCCCGCGCTCGTCGTACGTCACCGGCGCGGCGCTCGACGTCTGCGGCGGCGTCTCCCGCGGCCTGTTCTGA